taTTTACTGAAATTCAAGTAGCTAAATTACCTCTTAGGTGAAGTCAGTGAAAACCCTCACACATTGCTCATTTACCCTTATTTCAATCATAATTCTAATATACTTCCCATCTGGTTTCTATTTTTCAGcaggtcaaaagaaaaaaaaattaagttagatATGGTGAAGTATtagcagagacagaaaaatagcTACAAAGTGGCAGCTGTcaaggaaaaagaagaacagTTACAAATTCAAGTAGAACTAGAAAACAGCCATGAGAATGTGGAAAAGCTACCAGCCTCTCACTTTTATAGAGACACAAAGGAATCAGTGTGTAATTGTTTCTTAATGACGATTCCCAACTATCAAAGTTATACTATATTCGGAATAATCTAAGGTAATAAAGTATCTAgtacattttagaaatacttttattcaaaattaattaaaaagtgttATGTTCAAAATGATAAGATTTTGTTAGTTAATAGATTTCCTCACCAAGTCATGTTGGGCCTCATTCAACAACACAGAATAAGCCAATTTTATACAAGACACAGATATATggaaacacaaataattttaatgatttatgGTAAATAAGAAGGAAGCTTGAATctatgattgaaaaataaaaattacatacatatcTATACAGAGTGTACAATCACAAGTTTCAAGAGCTTAACACAAACTAACTGCTGTCAAAATAAGtatttaacaaaacaaagatgaaacTGCTTAACAGTCagggaaaaacaacaaaaagaagggaggggtgataaaccaagaaaatgaatgacaaaaacTGAGCAAGAGCCCTCAAAGGTATCTTTACAAACAGGAATTCAGATGCAAGGAACAGACACAAACCTGTCTAAAATGTGACCTATGAGGCAATACAAAGTGACCTGAAGTcagttataaataaaaaatgacaccCAAAATCCCAGAGAGtcttaaattatttaatccaGACATTATCTAACCCCTCGGATTTTTGTTTGGTGCTATGGTGTTCGTCATTTTCCATCAGAATGAAATGTGGGACAAATGCATTACTGGTTGCAGAGAGTGTTTCAGAGCTAATTCACCCAGCAAGGTCAGGGTCAAAAGGTTATGTTGTTCATACAATATATTTCTTGATACGAAAAAAACAACACgtcaaagaaagaattaaagcaaaatgtattttcaaatgatAAACAGAATCTCAAACTTTCAAGTAAGTGCATCTTAAGATGTTGATGAACTTCAGAGATTCGCAGTATTTTAAAACTAGGGATAGTCTATTCCAGTTGTTATCAAACTGTCCTCTTTTGTTCATGAGGAACCAAACTGGCAGGTCTCTCAGTGTCTCCTTCGCCAAGTCTTTAATTTTATAAGTATATTCAATGTCTAGGAAGGAATTATTAAAGAATTCTgcttcttaaaaaaatgtttcaaaataatcgAATGTATCCTTGTCGATTCGGGAATGAGAGCACACAGAGCAGAGTAACCTCCCAGGTCTGGCCACTCTCACGTGGTATCCCGCCCACTCACTGAGGCCTTGCCTGTTTGATACTAGTAAGGTCTCCCCATGCCTACTTCTACACTTACTGTATGGCCTTTTGTATGATCTGGAAAAAATCTGTTGTAAATCAAGTAATCACCAACTTCTGCCTCCATGCCAacctaaaaacttttaaaaactttacaaaggaagaaattaagaccttcaaaattattttgcaaatacCAACAAGGTTTACCAGAAGAAgactgctttttaatttaaagtaatgACGTTGGACTGATAATGTGCTAGATTGGTcagacttcttaaaaaaaaaactgatattaAAATGTGTTAGAGAAAATGttctaagtatatatacatatgtagtaGATAAACAGTTATATATTGATAGTTATAAGCAAATGTACAGAATACAAATATGTACTATGAGCCTAGTGTTgatttttaccacaaaaaaaaaatgttaaagattaaATCACGATTTCCTGATGAATATACAACATAAAAAACCGAGATAAAAGTGTAGAAACAGACAACAAAGtaaattacaagaaaagaaataaacacaatatAGGATAAAGACAATTGCAGATAGGAGAATTAAACACCTAAGGTGGTTGGTATATTTAGACCAAATACTCTCTTTGCAATAAAGccaaaatatttgataatattctctgtttacttaaaaaaaaaatggcaaattttttCACTGGTGGCAGGTATGGATTTTATTAAAGAATATTCAAAGACTCAAACAGTAATGATACCACTTGTCTATTTAACCAGGATTCTGGTGTCCTCTCATTAATCTTTGATACTCAATAATCTGAATAGAAAGACATGATGAATCAAAAAACatgccaattttaaaaagaaaaacctttaaaaGCAATCCCAGCATCTAAACGGTAAACACAACATGAATTCCTAATCTGGcattagaccttttttttttttttttttttgattcaaaGACAAATATGAATGACTCTACCTATttgtaaaaatgtgaaaaattaaaaacagtacaATGACTGGGCTCTCACAAACCGTGCAAGTTCAATTTGAAATGTTCATCTGGTACAATATTCAGCTGTCAAGAGGAAGCAACTCAAAGGACATCACACAGTCTATAAACCAGCTTGAAGGAGCCTTCCAGACTTTGCCCTGCCGAACCCTCTCTGGGTGAGAATTAGACAAATCCTCATAGATGATATACTGCGTGCAGAAGCGCTGATCAGAATCGGGCCTTGCATGGTATGCGACTGTATTGATGGTCTGAGTCACGTCACTGTCTGGCTTGGGCTTTCTACTGAGGATCTGACCCCCACCTGCAGTGACGAGCTTAATAAGGTTGTCCTTTGGATGGTGTTTGAAAGATCCCCCCAAATAGAAGTAGCATCCATCAAATAGCTTTGGCAActgaaataatgagaaaacatttgtTAAAGGCAGATCAAAATACTGTATTCAAAAACACTGCATatgaatgaggaaaataaaaatacacgtTGAGTATCCCTTACCTGAAACATTTGGACCAGAAGCATTTCAGATTCAGAAATTTTTTGggttttggaaaatttgcatatatatgaGATATCTTAAGGATGAGACTCAAgcctaaacacaaaattcatttgtttcttgtACACTTTATGCACACAGCCTGAGGtaattttacacaatatttttagtaattttgtgcatgtaacaaaattttgaCCATGTTCTGtgacctgtcacatgaggtcaggtgtggaattttccacttgcgGCATCATGTCAAagttcaaaaagttttggattttggagcattttggatattggattagggatgctcaatctGTAATAATTATGAGCAGCTAAGAAGCTACTTAATGAGGTGCTGGGACAAGTTAAATTTCAAGCATACTAATTGGATCAAGAAAAATACTTAGGCAAATAGGGGCTTCCTATTTACAATTTTTTCCCTAAGATTCAGTCACCATTTTGGTTCCTTTTCACTCTTCTAAAATTTTAGATGTGTTtggtataaagaaaacaaaaaaatgttcatcaaACTTTTTTCATCAGGATGTTTATGCTTATGTGGTGGGACTTAAAAACCCCACAATTCCTAGCTTTTATAAAATAGGCTTCAGAGACACAAGGCAAATGTAATTACAAGAGTAACATCTTTTCCATGGACTTTTATCCAGTTCTGCCCATCCACATTCAGGTCCCTACACATTACCAACCTAAGGTCTCCAGGGCAGCCACCGTGGGGGGTGTGCCCTCCACGGTTCCAGAAATGTATTCACGGGCACAACAGATTATTGTGCTGAGGCTAGGGATCCAATTAGCTATGAAACACACTTCTGTATGCTcgttggaaattttaaaaagtttcataaTTCCCTTCTACGGAAATTTTCTTTGTCACctctaatatacatatatatatcaacaGGATAATGCAATATTATCCATTAAAACTACAATATGTGGCCATAAAGACATATGGTAACTAAATCCGAGCAGCAGCTGTAAGTCTTCTTCCAAGCTACTTCCTGTATCTGAGATTTACCTCCGATTCTGAAAGGTTTATGGGAATGTTCAAGATGCCAAAAATCCATTAACAGTATGAAATTATTACCTTCTGGATTTTACTGCTCATCGTGATCATCTTTCAGAATCAAGTGCTTGAAATAagcacaattaaaattttaatcagtCACCTGTAGTTGTTGAAAGGGCAGAAGTTTTCCctgatggtgataataatagtatgTCATAATAAGAACAATGAAAGttgtagtaaaagaaaaataccagcTGTTCTCTGTTGAGCCTGCTTCTGTGTGGACCTTCAGGAATTTCATACTTTTCTTCCTGTTCACATACTTTTCTTCGTAGACATGCTTTTACCCCTgacaaaaacacaagaattaaagcaaaataaatatcaagTGAGCATTACTTctctttcattaaaattaagcaaTTTACTTAAGTGGTTTTTCTTCTTCATGGCAGTTTTTAAGTATTATTCTAAAATGCAAACAGAAATCTTACTTAtgccaaaacaaaacataacacaATTGGTTTTCCatataaagaaaagatttaaaatattctttctttggaGGATTAAGCCATAAGTTAGTACTGAACACTAACTGTAATTTTAATCTCCTTTCTGAAAAACCTAAGCCAGGATActatttcaaacacacacacaaaagtctaCATTTTCACTCATAGCAATTACCCAAATTTAAGGTGAATAAAAAGTCCATGATGCAGTCCTGCCCACAATAACCTAAACTGAGCACTTACCATCTACACTGCTCATTTTGGCAGCTATATGTCTAATCGTCTGTTAAACTGTAAGTGATCTGACATGACGGAATGAGCTTTAGTCTATAGCACCTAGCTCAGCTAGCCACACAACAGGGGCTCAACAGTGCTTGCTAAAATAAACAGGCAGAGCTTGGGATAGGTTTGGAACGTGACAGGAGCACAACTGAGGTCGCCAGTCTAGAGATGATTTGGTTGGgctttgcaggaaaaaaaagcattcttTTGATGGCTTGAGTAAGTCTGTTCACAGCTTCAGGTTAAAAAGCAAGATGCAATAGAGACAGCTCAGCCTGGCACTGTTTAGAGTCATTCCACTGCCTGGCACCTGGGTGGGGAAACCCTAAGTAGGGCCACTGGCTGACAGCCAGTACCAATTGTCTCGCTAGGCTCTAGAAATGAAAGGAACCCTTAGGATGCCCAGGACCAATCATGAAGGACATGGTCAGCTTCAGCTAGAGACAACGTCTTGGATAATGCCTGTTCACCAACAGGCAAGGGAACTGAtggcatgtatatatatatttattatgcttCTGTTCTGATAGCATATAACTACTAAATTTGAGATTTGGAGTTGAAGGACTTGGCTATCCCAATTACTTGTTCTGGAAGTTTCCTTGCCTacggaaataaaaaatgaaaacagtgtttttcACCGGGCTTCTGTGGATAAAATGCAAGAAGCATTCTATAAACTAGATACTATAATGAATTAtcttcattataaaaacaaaccCTCCATACAATTTCCTATTTGTCTTTGAGGTTGTTTTGCTCAATATCTCATTTTATCACTGAGGGTAGAAACCATGTATTATTCATTTATGCATTCTTCAGAATTTCATACACTCTCCCATAGAACAGGAGTTTAACAGCAGAGGGTATCGGGAAAGTTGGAACAATAACTCAGGTATCCCGTTCACTGTCTAGTGTTGTTAACACAAAGgaacaaaagttttttaaaattcactatgGACACAGCATTGATAAGATTGTATCCACaccaataaaaataagtaattgtaTAGCACCTGTAAGAGTTCAGAGTTACACATAGTTTTGAATATCAAACTATTATATCCTGTTATCACTTGATATCTAATGGCTTAAAACGACCAGAAAAAAATCTATGGCTGCATAAACATATACTTTAGATCGAGGATTAGACATGTATGTTGGATATACTACAGTGTTTTGGAAACCTCTTGAAAAATGCTAGTGATAAAGTTCTGTCCAGCTGATCCCTACTTACTTCAACAGTAAATTGATTCCAACACAGGAGCTGAACCACTACTCGGCATATAAACTCTGCATTTGCCTGTAAAAGGGCTCCTTTCTTGACTGAAGGGTGGCCAAGAACCAACAGTTAATCTGCTACCCAGAACTGTCCTGGGATTGCATCTACTATAAATTTAGATTCACTTGTGTATGAGTGAAATGTCTCTTGAcctacaatgattttttttttttttttttttttgagacagagtcttgtactgtcacccaggctggagtgcagtggcatcatctcggctcaccgcaagctccgcttcctgcgttcacaccattctcctgcctcagcctcgggagtagctgggactacaggcgctcaccatgcccagctaattttttgtacttttagtagagacaggctttcatcgtgttagccaggatggtctcaatctcctgacctcgtgatccgcccgcctcggcctcccaaagtgctgggatta
This region of Theropithecus gelada isolate Dixy chromosome 12, Tgel_1.0, whole genome shotgun sequence genomic DNA includes:
- the BARD1 gene encoding BRCA1-associated RING domain protein 1 isoform X6, which gives rise to MPDNQQRRNRQPRVRSGNEPPSAPAMEPDGRGAWAHSRAALDRLEKLLRCSRCTNILREPVCLGGCEHIFCSNCVSDCIGTGCPVCYTPAWIQDVKINRQLDSMIQLCSKLRNLLHDNKLSGVKACLRRKVCEQEEKYEIPEGPHRSRLNREQLLPKLFDGCYFYLGGSFKHHPKDNLIKLVTAGGGQILSRKPKPDSDVTQTINTVAYHARPDSDQRFCTQYIIYEDLSNSHPERVRQGKVWKAPSSWFIDCVMSFELLPLDS